In one Streptomyces sp. NBC_01288 genomic region, the following are encoded:
- the rpmH gene encoding 50S ribosomal protein L34 — translation MSKRTFQPNNRRRAKTHGFRLRMRTRAGRAILANRRGKGRSSLSA, via the coding sequence GTGAGCAAGCGCACCTTCCAGCCGAACAACCGTCGCCGGGCCAAGACCCACGGCTTCCGTCTGCGGATGCGTACCCGTGCCGGTCGCGCGATTCTCGCGAACCGTCGTGGCAAGGGTCGCAGCAGCCTGTCCGCCTGA
- the rnpA gene encoding ribonuclease P protein component: MLPTEHRLRRREDFATAVRRGRRAGRPLLVVHFRSGATDPHAPGESAPPTRAGFVVSKAVGGAVVRNKVKRRLRHLMRERVALFPPGSLVVVRALPGAGDADHAQLAQDLDAAVQRLLGGGAR; the protein is encoded by the coding sequence GTGCTGCCTACCGAGCATCGGCTGAGGCGGCGCGAAGACTTCGCGACCGCGGTACGACGGGGTCGCCGGGCCGGCCGCCCGCTTCTCGTCGTCCACTTTCGTAGCGGTGCCACGGACCCGCACGCGCCAGGGGAGAGCGCTCCCCCGACGCGTGCGGGTTTCGTCGTCAGCAAGGCGGTGGGCGGTGCCGTGGTACGCAACAAGGTGAAGCGCAGACTCCGTCATCTGATGCGCGAGCGAGTCGCCCTGTTTCCCCCCGGTAGCCTGGTAGTCGTACGAGCGCTGCCCGGAGCGGGCGACGCCGACCATGCACAGCTGGCCCAAGACCTGGATGCCGCCGTTCAGCGGCTGCTGGGAGGGGGCGCGCGATGA
- the yidD gene encoding membrane protein insertion efficiency factor YidD, whose amino-acid sequence MKYPLLALIKLYQWTISPLLGPVCKYYPSCSHYGYTAIDRHGAIKGTALTAWRILRCNPWSLGGVDHVPPRKRPRWHEMLRGARRADKGGTSAAETATEGLSPSSPAAETPSHAQGA is encoded by the coding sequence ATGAAGTACCCACTACTGGCGCTGATCAAGCTCTACCAGTGGACGATCAGTCCCTTGCTCGGGCCGGTCTGCAAGTACTACCCGTCGTGCTCCCACTACGGCTACACGGCCATAGACCGGCACGGCGCGATCAAGGGCACAGCGCTCACGGCCTGGCGCATCCTGCGCTGCAATCCGTGGTCGCTCGGCGGTGTGGACCATGTCCCACCGCGCAAGCGCCCGCGGTGGCACGAGATGCTGCGGGGCGCACGGCGCGCAGACAAGGGCGGGACCTCCGCCGCCGAAACGGCCACTGAAGGGCTGAGTCCTTCGAGCCCGGCCGCAGAGACACCGTCCCATGCCCAAGGAGCATGA
- the yidC gene encoding membrane protein insertase YidC, with protein sequence MDTIASLFSFITTPVSWVIVQFHSVYGKVFGPDTGWAWGLSIVSLVILIRICLIPLFVKQIKATRAMQTLQPEMKKIQERYKNDKQRQSEEMMKLYKESGTNPLSSCLPILAQSPFFFALYHVLNGIATGSTIGVINDSLLASARKAHIFGAPLAAKFTDGSSKVEALGATLTDVRVVTAIMIVMMSASQFYTQRQLMTKNVDTTVKTPFMQQQKMLMYVFPVMFAIFGINFPVGVLVYWLTTNVWTMGQQMYVIHNNPTPGSKAQAAYLERLTKHVTHHEKTRSRGEKAIVKAIVSKGRDRNEFERKFINSLTKVGLVAQPDGNVAKGESAAVDSEDGTPTPAATPRRQQPKRQTKAQRQSAAAKAADDSAEHEADDADEPKTSLTKSDEPEDAKPATAAKKPAPKPAGGTRSKAQSGQRKGPQRPKSPSKK encoded by the coding sequence GTGGACACGATTGCCAGTCTTTTCAGCTTCATCACGACACCCGTTTCTTGGGTCATCGTCCAGTTCCACTCGGTGTACGGGAAGGTTTTCGGTCCCGACACGGGCTGGGCCTGGGGCCTGTCCATCGTGTCCCTGGTGATCCTGATCCGCATCTGTCTGATCCCGCTCTTCGTGAAGCAGATCAAGGCGACCCGGGCCATGCAGACCCTGCAGCCCGAGATGAAGAAGATCCAGGAACGCTACAAGAACGACAAGCAGCGTCAGTCCGAAGAGATGATGAAGCTGTACAAGGAGTCGGGTACCAACCCGCTCTCCTCGTGCCTTCCCATCCTGGCGCAGTCCCCGTTCTTCTTCGCCCTGTACCACGTGCTCAACGGCATCGCGACGGGCTCGACGATCGGCGTCATCAACGACTCGCTGCTCGCCAGCGCGCGTAAGGCGCACATCTTCGGCGCTCCGCTGGCCGCGAAGTTCACGGACGGCAGCAGCAAGGTCGAGGCGCTCGGTGCCACACTGACCGACGTCCGGGTCGTCACCGCGATCATGATCGTGATGATGTCGGCGTCGCAGTTCTACACGCAGCGCCAGCTGATGACGAAGAACGTCGACACCACGGTGAAGACGCCGTTCATGCAGCAGCAGAAGATGCTGATGTACGTCTTCCCGGTCATGTTCGCGATCTTCGGCATCAACTTCCCTGTCGGTGTCCTCGTCTACTGGCTGACCACCAACGTGTGGACCATGGGCCAGCAGATGTACGTCATCCACAACAACCCCACCCCGGGTTCCAAGGCCCAGGCCGCTTACCTGGAGCGCCTGACCAAGCACGTCACGCACCACGAGAAGACGCGCAGCCGGGGTGAGAAGGCCATCGTCAAGGCGATCGTCTCCAAGGGCCGTGACCGCAACGAGTTCGAGCGCAAGTTCATCAACAGCCTCACCAAGGTGGGCCTCGTGGCCCAGCCGGACGGCAACGTGGCGAAGGGTGAGAGCGCGGCTGTGGACTCCGAGGACGGTACGCCGACCCCGGCTGCCACTCCCAGGCGTCAGCAGCCCAAGCGGCAGACCAAGGCCCAGCGCCAGTCCGCCGCCGCGAAGGCGGCCGACGACAGCGCCGAGCACGAGGCTGACGACGCCGACGAGCCGAAGACCTCGCTGACCAAGTCGGACGAGCCCGAGGACGCCAAGCCCGCCACCGCCGCGAAGAAGCCCGCCCCGAAGCCGGCCGGCGGCACACGCAGCAAGGCCCAGTCCGGACAGCGCAAGGGTCCGCAGCGGCCCAAGTCCCCGTCCAAGAAGTAA
- a CDS encoding Jag family protein: MTEGITSAAAEGADTLSRLEQEGEIAADYLEGLLDIADLDGDIDMDVEADRAAVSIISDNSGRDLQKLVGRDGEVLEALQELTRLAVHRETGDRSRLMLDIAGYRAKKRTELSELGAKTAADVKNTGEPVKLNPMTPFERKVVHDAVKAAGLRSESEGEEPQRFVVVLPA, from the coding sequence GTGACGGAAGGCATCACCTCCGCCGCTGCCGAGGGTGCAGACACCCTGTCCCGCCTGGAGCAGGAGGGCGAGATCGCGGCGGACTACCTTGAGGGTCTGCTGGACATCGCCGATCTCGACGGCGACATCGACATGGATGTCGAGGCCGACCGCGCCGCTGTCTCGATCATCAGCGACAACAGCGGCCGTGATCTCCAGAAGCTCGTCGGCCGTGACGGTGAGGTGCTGGAAGCACTCCAGGAGCTCACCCGCCTGGCCGTGCACCGAGAGACCGGGGACCGCAGCCGGCTGATGCTGGACATCGCGGGCTATCGCGCCAAGAAGCGTACCGAGCTCTCCGAGCTGGGTGCCAAGACCGCGGCCGACGTGAAGAACACCGGCGAGCCGGTGAAGCTGAATCCGATGACCCCGTTCGAGCGCAAGGTCGTGCACGACGCGGTCAAGGCCGCGGGACTGCGCAGCGAGTCGGAGGGCGAGGAGCCGCAGCGCTTCGTCGTCGTGCTTCCCGCCTGA
- the rsmG gene encoding 16S rRNA (guanine(527)-N(7))-methyltransferase RsmG — MTEAAELPPAPEQAREVFGDRFEDAVRYAELLADAGVQRGLIGPREVPRLWERHLLNCAVLSEVVPDGVTVCDVGSGAGLPGIPLALVREDIKITLLEPLLRRTTFLTEVVELLGLDHVTVVRGRAEEVMGTLQPVHVVTARAVAPLERLATWGIPLLRPYGEMLALKGDTAEEELKSAGTVLSKLGAVGTSILHVGEGIVDPLSTVVRVEVGESPGGVRFAAKRAKAARTGRTRRRR; from the coding sequence GTGACGGAGGCAGCGGAGCTTCCCCCCGCGCCCGAGCAGGCGCGCGAGGTGTTCGGCGATCGCTTCGAGGACGCGGTCCGGTACGCCGAGCTGCTCGCCGACGCGGGTGTGCAGCGCGGCCTGATCGGCCCACGCGAGGTGCCCCGCCTGTGGGAGCGGCACCTGCTGAACTGCGCGGTCCTCTCGGAGGTCGTGCCGGACGGAGTGACGGTCTGCGACGTCGGCTCCGGCGCCGGCCTCCCGGGCATTCCCCTGGCCCTGGTCCGCGAGGACATCAAGATCACCCTGCTCGAACCGCTGCTCCGCCGTACGACCTTCCTCACCGAGGTCGTCGAACTCCTGGGCCTCGACCACGTCACCGTCGTGCGCGGCCGTGCCGAGGAGGTCATGGGCACCCTGCAGCCGGTCCATGTGGTGACGGCCCGGGCGGTGGCTCCGCTGGAGCGACTGGCCACCTGGGGCATCCCGCTGCTGCGTCCCTACGGCGAGATGCTCGCCCTCAAGGGGGACACGGCCGAGGAGGAGCTCAAGAGTGCGGGGACCGTGCTCAGCAAGCTCGGAGCCGTGGGAACGTCCATCCTGCATGTCGGCGAAGGCATCGTCGATCCGCTGTCCACGGTGGTGCGTGTCGAGGTCGGAGAGAGCCCCGGCGGGGTTCGTTTCGCGGCGAAGCGTGCCAAGGCGGCTCGTACGGGCCGTACACGCCGGCGTCGTTGA
- a CDS encoding ParA family protein: MGGSVHCEPEVEESESLRSDANIAGPMTDPVPGPRTESMGEDVSRETPPPMDDTPIGRAAQLAVEALGRAGEGLPRPEQTRIMVVANQKGGVGKTTTTVNLAASLALHGARVLVVDLDPQGNASTALGIDHHAEVPSIYDVLVDSRPLSEVVQPVLDVEGLFCAPATIDLAGAEIELVSLVARESRLQRAIQAYEQPLDYILIDCPPSLGLLTVNALVAGAEVLIPIQCEYYALEGLGQLLRNVDLVRGHLNPNLHVSTILLTMYDGRTRLASQVADEVRSHFGDEVLRTSIPRSVRISEAPSYGQTVLTYDPGSSGALSYFEAAREIALKGVGVSYDAPHAHIGAQSDQSMVEGIQ; the protein is encoded by the coding sequence ATGGGAGGCTCTGTTCATTGCGAGCCTGAAGTCGAGGAGAGTGAATCCTTGCGGTCCGACGCCAACATCGCGGGACCGATGACCGATCCGGTCCCCGGTCCCCGTACCGAGTCGATGGGGGAGGATGTTTCACGTGAAACACCGCCCCCTATGGACGACACTCCCATCGGTCGTGCTGCCCAACTGGCGGTGGAAGCCCTAGGCCGTGCTGGCGAGGGCCTGCCGCGTCCTGAGCAGACCCGCATCATGGTCGTCGCCAACCAGAAGGGCGGGGTGGGCAAGACGACGACGACCGTCAATCTTGCCGCTTCGCTGGCACTGCACGGTGCCCGTGTTCTGGTGGTCGACCTCGACCCACAGGGCAACGCGTCCACGGCACTGGGGATCGACCACCACGCGGAAGTTCCTTCCATCTATGACGTGTTGGTCGACAGCCGGCCTCTCTCCGAGGTCGTGCAGCCGGTCCTCGATGTCGAGGGTCTCTTCTGTGCCCCTGCCACGATCGATCTCGCCGGTGCGGAGATCGAGCTGGTGTCCCTGGTGGCGCGTGAGAGCAGACTGCAGCGGGCGATTCAGGCCTACGAGCAGCCGCTGGACTACATCCTCATCGACTGTCCGCCCTCGCTCGGCCTGCTGACGGTCAACGCGTTGGTCGCCGGCGCGGAGGTTCTCATCCCGATCCAGTGCGAGTACTACGCGCTGGAAGGCCTCGGACAGTTGCTCCGCAACGTCGACCTGGTTCGGGGGCACCTCAACCCCAACCTGCATGTGTCGACCATCCTGCTCACCATGTACGACGGCCGGACGCGTCTCGCGTCCCAGGTCGCGGACGAGGTGCGCAGTCACTTCGGCGACGAGGTGCTGCGGACGAGCATTCCCCGCTCGGTCCGTATCTCCGAGGCGCCGAGTTATGGGCAGACGGTACTGACCTACGATCCTGGATCGAGCGGTGCCCTCTCCTACTTTGAGGCAGCAAGGGAAATCGCGCTGAAGGGTGTGGGCGTCAGCTACGACGCACCGCATGCGCACATCGGCGCTCAGAGCGACCAGAGCATGGTGGAGGGCATCCAGTGA